A genomic window from Nitrospinota bacterium includes:
- a CDS encoding proteasome accessory factor PafA2: protein MALPGHIIGSETEYGISLLGEEDFDAVTNSILLVNSHQTTANVIWDYEEENPYADARGFQVEEQLEVPSYADNVQINKMLINGARLYVDHAHPEFSTPECSSVIELITYEKAGERIIDNCRRNANATLPPGRALIIYRNNSDQKGNSYGYHENYLMDRRAPFKLIVEHIIPFLVTRQIFCGAGKAMAENNAPTCDFQISQRADFFEVEVGLDTMNKRAIVNTRDEPHADREKYRRLHLIVGDSNMAEVATFLKWGTTLLVLKMIEDNVFLPNLAIRKPVAAMKQVSRDLSLRQPLEMEDGQRMTALEIQREYLDQARQYIARKPQGAELEACCDRWEAALDALARDPDELIGQLDWVTKRFLLRSYQEKKGVAWGDPRIAMMDLQYHDTREDRGLYHLLERQGRVERLTTDEDIEDAMHKPPEGTRAYFRGQCLMRYSDEVYGVNWASISFNLGGTEPIKRIIMAEPLRGTRAHVEELLNASGSAHDLVKNITQ, encoded by the coding sequence CCTGGTCAACAGCCACCAGACCACGGCCAACGTCATATGGGACTACGAGGAGGAAAACCCGTATGCCGACGCGCGCGGGTTTCAAGTCGAGGAGCAGCTCGAGGTTCCGAGCTACGCTGACAACGTCCAGATCAACAAGATGCTCATCAACGGGGCGCGCCTCTACGTGGACCACGCCCATCCGGAGTTCTCGACGCCCGAGTGCTCCTCGGTAATCGAACTCATCACTTATGAGAAGGCCGGAGAGCGGATAATTGATAACTGCCGCCGTAACGCCAACGCCACTCTCCCGCCCGGCCGTGCCCTCATCATCTACCGGAACAACTCCGACCAGAAGGGCAACTCCTACGGTTACCACGAAAACTACTTAATGGACCGCCGTGCCCCCTTTAAGCTCATCGTCGAGCACATCATTCCGTTTCTTGTCACCCGTCAGATTTTCTGCGGGGCCGGCAAGGCGATGGCAGAAAACAATGCACCGACCTGTGATTTCCAGATCTCACAGCGTGCCGACTTCTTCGAGGTCGAGGTAGGACTCGATACCATGAATAAGCGTGCGATCGTCAACACCCGCGACGAGCCTCACGCCGACAGGGAGAAGTACCGGCGCCTCCATTTAATCGTGGGGGATTCGAACATGGCGGAGGTGGCGACCTTCCTCAAGTGGGGCACCACCCTGCTTGTGTTGAAAATGATCGAAGACAACGTCTTCCTCCCTAACCTGGCCATCCGGAAGCCCGTGGCCGCCATGAAACAAGTGAGCCGGGACCTCTCGCTTCGCCAGCCCTTGGAAATGGAAGATGGACAGCGGATGACCGCTCTGGAAATTCAGCGCGAATACCTCGACCAGGCCCGCCAGTACATCGCCCGGAAACCCCAGGGGGCCGAGCTGGAGGCTTGTTGCGATCGCTGGGAGGCGGCCCTCGATGCCTTGGCTCGCGATCCCGACGAGCTTATCGGCCAGCTCGACTGGGTGACCAAGCGCTTTCTGCTAAGATCGTACCAGGAGAAAAAGGGTGTGGCTTGGGGCGACCCCCGCATCGCCATGATGGACCTCCAGTACCACGATACGCGCGAGGATCGAGGGCTTTATCACCTTTTGGAGAGGCAGGGCCGCGTCGAGAGGCTTACGACAGATGAGGACATCGAGGATGCAATGCATAAGCCGCCCGAAGGCACCCGCGCATACTTCCGAGGGCAGTGTCTGATGCGGTACAGTGACGAGGTCTACGGCGTCAACTGGGCCTCGATCTCTTTTAACCTGGGCGGCACAGAGCCCATCAAACGAATTATCATGGCTGAGCCGTTGCGGGGCACGCGGGCCCACGTGGAGGAGCTGCTCAACGCCTCGGGATCGGCCCATGACCTCGTGAAAAACATCACTCAGTGA